From the Bdellovibrionota bacterium genome, one window contains:
- the ahpC gene encoding alkyl hydroperoxide reductase subunit C, with translation MSTIINSQIPAFKAQAYHKGDFVTVTEKDLKGKWSIFFFYPADFTFVCPTELGDMADKYAEFQKMGVEIYSVSTDTHFTHKAWHDTSETIKKIKYPMLADPTAHLAKAFGVYIEDAGLAYRGTFLVNPEGQIKVAELHDNGIGRNADELLRKTQAAQFIAKNPSEVCPAKWTPGAKTLKPGLDLVGKI, from the coding sequence ATGTCTACAATTATCAATAGCCAAATCCCAGCGTTTAAAGCTCAAGCTTATCACAAAGGTGATTTCGTAACTGTTACAGAAAAAGATTTAAAAGGAAAATGGTCTATCTTTTTCTTCTACCCTGCTGACTTCACATTCGTTTGCCCAACTGAATTGGGTGACATGGCAGATAAATACGCTGAATTCCAAAAGATGGGCGTAGAAATTTACAGCGTAAGTACAGACACTCATTTCACGCACAAAGCATGGCATGACACTTCAGAAACAATCAAAAAAATTAAATACCCAATGCTAGCAGATCCAACAGCTCACTTAGCAAAAGCTTTCGGCGTGTACATTGAGGACGCAGGTTTGGCTTATCGCGGAACATTCCTTGTAAACCCAGAAGGACAAATTAAAGTTGCAGAACTTCATGACAACGGAATCGGAAGAAATGCGGATGAATTACTTCGCAAGACCCAAGCGGCACAATTCATTGCAAAGAACCCAAGTGAAGTTTGCCCAGCAAAATGGACTCCAGGAGCAAAAACACTGAAGCCAGGATTAGACCTAGTAGGCAAAATTTAA
- a CDS encoding DEAD/DEAH box helicase: MSFTLTECQQNAMELLNKSENIFLTGVAGSGKSFLLQHFLKDKNSKTHPVVASTGAAAVLVKGVTFHSFFGLGILEGGPEKTIQRALKDGRLKKRINTVDTIIIDEISMIPGVAFEVAENICREVRKSQVPWGGIRIIAVGDFGQLPPVSIGGKEKDWAFQNHTWENSNFQVAYLKTIMRSTDEKFLRVLNFIRNGQVNFEVNEFLNSKIKKPTDDFTGTILFSHRNSVEDYNLTKLSNLKGDLLTFKTAYSGSSKFLEAIKKASPVPEVLQLKIGALVMIRKNDPQGAYVNGTLGTVKSAKEGELRVEMLNGNTAKLEPETFSYMNAEGEVVAAAENFPVNLAWATTIHKSQGITLDAATIDLSRVFEAGQAYVALSRVKSSDALFLSGWNPNAIRASAEVKNFHSQILKDL, from the coding sequence ATGTCTTTTACACTCACAGAATGCCAACAAAATGCAATGGAACTTTTAAATAAGTCAGAGAATATTTTTCTCACTGGCGTAGCTGGTTCAGGAAAATCTTTTTTGCTTCAGCATTTTCTAAAAGACAAAAATTCTAAAACTCATCCCGTCGTTGCCAGCACCGGGGCCGCCGCAGTCCTCGTTAAAGGCGTTACCTTTCATAGTTTCTTTGGTCTTGGCATTTTAGAAGGCGGCCCAGAAAAAACAATCCAGCGAGCTTTAAAAGACGGAAGACTTAAGAAAAGAATCAACACCGTCGACACCATTATCATTGATGAAATCAGCATGATTCCTGGCGTAGCATTCGAGGTGGCAGAAAATATCTGCAGAGAAGTTAGAAAATCTCAAGTTCCTTGGGGTGGAATCAGAATCATTGCTGTCGGAGACTTTGGACAACTCCCGCCCGTCAGCATTGGTGGAAAAGAAAAAGACTGGGCTTTTCAGAATCACACTTGGGAAAATAGCAACTTTCAAGTGGCCTATCTCAAAACTATCATGAGATCGACAGATGAAAAATTCTTGAGAGTTTTAAACTTTATTAGAAATGGCCAAGTGAATTTTGAAGTGAATGAATTCTTAAATTCTAAAATCAAAAAACCTACAGATGATTTTACCGGAACAATTTTATTCTCTCACCGAAACTCTGTAGAAGATTATAACCTCACAAAACTTTCAAACTTAAAGGGTGATCTTCTGACTTTCAAGACTGCATACTCTGGCTCTTCAAAGTTTTTGGAAGCCATCAAGAAAGCCTCTCCCGTACCGGAAGTTCTCCAATTGAAAATCGGCGCCCTAGTCATGATCAGAAAAAATGATCCTCAAGGGGCATACGTGAATGGAACTCTAGGTACGGTAAAATCCGCAAAAGAGGGCGAACTCCGTGTAGAAATGCTCAATGGAAATACCGCAAAACTCGAACCCGAAACATTTTCTTATATGAACGCCGAAGGCGAAGTGGTTGCCGCTGCCGAAAATTTTCCAGTGAACCTTGCCTGGGCGACGACAATCCATAAATCTCAAGGAATTACACTCGACGCAGCAACAATTGATTTATCAAGGGTCTTCGAGGCCGGCCAGGCCTACGTGGCTCTTTCAAGAGTCAAATCCTCCGACGCGCTCTTTTTGTCCGGATGGAATCCAAATGCCATCAGGGCGAGCGCCGAAGTAAAAAACTTCCACTCTCAAATTCTAAAAGATCTTTAA
- a CDS encoding LysR substrate-binding domain-containing protein — translation MNTKLTFSITQMEYVMAVHKFGHFAKAAEACFVTQPTLSMQIQKMEEDLGIIIFDRSKKPILLTEVGEKLVEQIQSILFEVKKIEGIIQTNEKGVIKGELLLGVIPTIAPYLLPKLLPVLEKKFPQLNLKIMELQTDQIIAALDNDEIDVGILATPTKTPKMFELPLYYETFSLLCKKSHPYAQSKKIKYSALRREDIWLLAEGHCMRHQVLDICSSKNFKDENRKFKFESGSLETLKNLVESYGGYTLLPELASNTIGDHTQLIPFERPIPAREVGLIYRREHYKNNLIEALGEAIVKSIPEEVRKIRPKDLDVLPIN, via the coding sequence ATGAATACCAAATTGACCTTCTCTATAACGCAGATGGAATATGTGATGGCGGTGCACAAATTTGGGCATTTTGCTAAGGCCGCCGAAGCCTGTTTTGTGACTCAACCGACACTCAGTATGCAGATCCAAAAAATGGAAGAGGATTTGGGTATTATAATATTTGATCGCTCCAAGAAACCGATTCTACTCACCGAGGTCGGAGAAAAATTAGTAGAACAAATCCAATCCATTCTTTTTGAAGTCAAAAAAATCGAAGGAATAATTCAAACCAATGAAAAAGGCGTAATCAAAGGGGAATTGCTTTTAGGAGTGATTCCCACAATTGCTCCTTATTTACTTCCAAAGCTTTTACCAGTTTTAGAAAAGAAATTTCCTCAGCTCAATTTGAAAATCATGGAGCTGCAAACAGATCAAATTATAGCAGCGCTAGACAATGATGAAATTGACGTAGGAATTTTAGCAACACCAACTAAAACACCAAAAATGTTTGAGTTGCCTCTGTACTACGAGACCTTTTCGCTTCTCTGTAAGAAATCTCATCCTTATGCTCAATCTAAAAAGATCAAATACTCTGCTTTAAGACGGGAAGACATTTGGCTCTTGGCAGAGGGACATTGCATGAGACATCAAGTTCTAGATATTTGCTCCTCTAAAAATTTTAAAGATGAAAATCGGAAATTTAAATTTGAAAGTGGGAGTTTGGAAACTCTCAAGAATCTTGTGGAATCTTATGGTGGGTATACGCTTCTGCCAGAGCTTGCATCGAATACGATCGGAGATCACACACAACTCATTCCTTTTGAGCGTCCGATCCCTGCAAGGGAGGTGGGGTTAATATATCGACGCGAACACTATAAGAATAATCTTATTGAGGCTCTAGGTGAAGCCATCGTTAAAAGCATTCCAGAAGAAGTCAGAAAAATTCGACCTAAAGATTTAGATGTCTTGCCAATCAATTAA
- a CDS encoding pyridoxamine 5'-phosphate oxidase family protein — protein sequence MKNTDLSPEQSIKKVGELIKDIKFAMLCTTNPEGHLHSRPMTTQEDEFDGTLWFFTSKDSGIKNDLDSSSEVNLAYANPNGHSYVSICGTGSFVDDKAIKEKFWKPAYKAWFVEGLDDPKLTLLKVDAHHAQYWDTPSAVAYVLNLAKSVITGKSYSAGDNQKVDLN from the coding sequence ATGAAGAATACTGATTTATCGCCAGAACAATCGATCAAAAAAGTTGGAGAACTCATCAAAGACATTAAGTTTGCTATGCTCTGTACTACAAATCCAGAAGGACATTTGCATTCAAGGCCTATGACGACTCAAGAAGATGAATTTGATGGCACGCTTTGGTTTTTTACAAGTAAAGATTCAGGAATCAAAAATGATTTGGATTCCAGCAGTGAAGTGAATCTGGCGTATGCAAATCCCAATGGGCATAGCTATGTTTCGATTTGTGGAACCGGGAGCTTTGTAGATGATAAAGCTATCAAAGAAAAATTTTGGAAGCCTGCTTACAAAGCTTGGTTTGTTGAAGGTTTAGATGATCCTAAATTAACTTTACTCAAAGTAGATGCTCATCATGCGCAATATTGGGATACACCATCTGCGGTTGCTTATGTTTTAAATCTTGCAAAATCTGTGATCACCGGCAAAAGCTATTCTGCTGGCGATAATCAAAAGGTGGATTTAAACTAA
- the ahpF gene encoding alkyl hydroperoxide reductase subunit F, with protein sequence MLDQDLKDQLKTVFAPLENNVELVYSESEADQNELVEMLNGIAETNAKIIAKSSGQKTKSPEFHIEYKNKHTGITFKAIPGGHEFTSLILAILNADGKGKLPEEFIANRIKRLKKPIHIKTYMSLECENCPDVVQTLNQIALIHGDFKHDIIDGGYHQDEVKSLSIQGVPSLIVDGNLIHSGRIKLIDLLEKLEETFGVDESKAKSEVLKKDLGKFDVVVIGGGPAGASAAIYTVRKGLKTAMITEKIGGQVSETKGIENLTSVIYTEGPQLAAQLTQHVAAYPIELLENRRVKSIGQGADKKIELESGEYLTANSIIVTTGAKWRELGVPGEKEFMGKGVAYCPHCDGPFYKGKKVAVVGGGNSGVEAAIDLAGIVKEVVLFEYNDTLKADQILVDKLKSLPNVSIITSAQTKEIAGDGKKVTSLNYINRKTEKLEEMPLDGVFIQIGLVPNSQFLKDTVELTKFGEIVVDGKGRTSVKGIYAAGDVTTTPYKQIIIAMGEGAKAALAAFEDRMYAH encoded by the coding sequence ATGTTAGACCAAGATTTAAAAGACCAACTCAAAACAGTATTTGCTCCGCTAGAAAATAACGTAGAACTTGTTTACAGTGAGTCCGAAGCGGATCAAAATGAATTGGTAGAAATGCTTAACGGCATTGCAGAAACCAATGCTAAAATTATCGCAAAATCATCTGGTCAAAAAACAAAGTCTCCAGAATTTCATATTGAATACAAAAATAAGCATACAGGAATTACTTTTAAAGCAATCCCCGGTGGACATGAATTCACCTCTCTTATCCTTGCGATCTTAAATGCAGACGGTAAAGGAAAGTTGCCGGAAGAATTTATCGCCAACAGAATCAAGAGATTAAAAAAACCAATTCACATAAAAACCTATATGTCACTGGAGTGCGAGAACTGCCCCGATGTGGTTCAAACTCTGAATCAAATTGCACTTATTCATGGTGATTTTAAACATGACATTATCGATGGTGGATACCACCAAGACGAAGTGAAATCCCTCAGCATTCAAGGTGTGCCTAGCTTGATCGTCGACGGAAATTTAATTCACTCAGGTAGAATTAAACTTATCGATTTATTAGAAAAATTAGAAGAAACCTTTGGCGTGGATGAATCCAAAGCCAAAAGCGAAGTCTTGAAAAAAGATTTAGGAAAATTCGATGTTGTTGTTATCGGCGGTGGCCCCGCAGGTGCTTCAGCCGCGATCTACACCGTTAGAAAAGGTCTCAAGACTGCCATGATCACCGAGAAAATCGGCGGTCAAGTTTCCGAGACAAAAGGAATCGAAAACCTAACTTCTGTCATATACACCGAGGGACCTCAACTTGCCGCTCAACTCACTCAGCACGTCGCTGCATATCCAATTGAACTTTTAGAAAACAGAAGAGTAAAAAGTATCGGACAAGGTGCTGATAAAAAAATTGAACTAGAGAGTGGCGAATACTTAACCGCAAATTCCATCATCGTTACAACAGGAGCAAAGTGGCGCGAGCTCGGTGTTCCTGGTGAGAAAGAATTCATGGGCAAAGGCGTCGCCTACTGCCCGCATTGCGATGGACCATTCTACAAAGGTAAAAAAGTTGCCGTTGTGGGCGGAGGAAATTCTGGTGTGGAAGCTGCAATAGATTTAGCCGGAATCGTGAAAGAGGTGGTGCTCTTTGAATACAACGATACATTAAAAGCAGATCAAATTTTGGTAGATAAGTTAAAATCACTTCCCAATGTTTCAATCATCACCAGTGCTCAAACAAAAGAGATCGCCGGCGACGGAAAAAAAGTAACATCGCTGAATTATATAAATAGGAAAACAGAAAAATTAGAAGAAATGCCTTTAGACGGGGTGTTCATTCAAATCGGGCTAGTGCCGAACAGCCAATTTTTGAAAGATACTGTGGAACTTACCAAGTTTGGTGAAATTGTAGTGGATGGAAAAGGAAGAACCTCTGTCAAAGGCATCTATGCCGCAGGAGACGTAACAACGACTCCATACAAACAAATCATCATCGCCATGGGCGAAGGTGCAAAAGCTGCCCTCGCCGCATTCGAAGACAGAATGTATGCTCATTGA